A genomic window from Anas platyrhynchos isolate ZD024472 breed Pekin duck chromosome 13, IASCAAS_PekinDuck_T2T, whole genome shotgun sequence includes:
- the PDE12 gene encoding 2',5'-phosphodiesterase 12 produces the protein MWQRLRAALGRLRAGGPAPGPVPAGMERAVVRCVPAEPKLSVRLVLPDGSARHMQRDQEEPLGRALARLAATAAKGRAKAAKKSKKARAEPGEGEEEAAAVAVPAVRLFSRDGLAVAEEVPNAAAWQDGAVLQVGEARYRVERNPPAVTELRLPRSLLAGFPVCPKVSAEFAAPRHCVFRWYRQRRPADGEGGEGDAAWVEEAEGTERVFTPCNALVGLRLKLRCTPGDGEQRYGQPCEVESSGPVEAGPGACTFDSRHLYTRKVCGHGSVRAVSYNILADTYAQTEFSRTVLYPYCAPYALEIDYRQNLLKKELAGYSADLICLQEVDKSVFVDSLAPALDAFGLEGLFKIKEKQHEGLATFYRRDKFSLLSQHDIVFSEALLSDPLHKELCDKLTEYPAVREKVLQRSSVLQVSVLQSATDPSKKICVANTHLYWHPKGGNIRLIQIAVALSHLKHVACDLHPSIPVIFCGDFNSTPSSGTYSFISSGGIAEDHEDWVSNGEEERCNMPLTHPFKLQSACGEPAYTNYVGGFHGCLDYIFIDKTALEVEQVIPLPSHEEVTTHQALPSVSHPSDHIALICDLKWK, from the exons ATGTGGCAGCGGCTGCGCGCTGCTCTCGGCCGGCTCCGCGcgggcggcccggccccgggccccGTCCCCGCGGGCATGGAGCGGGCCGTGGTGCGCTGCGTGCCGGCAGAGCCCAAGCTGAGCGTGCGGCTCGTGCTGCCCGACGGCAGCGCCAGGCACATGCAGCGCGACCAGGAGGAGCCGCTGGGCCGGGCGCTGGCCCGCCTCGCCGCCACCGCCGCTAAGGGCCGCGCGAAGGCGGCCAAGAAGAGCAAGAAGGCGCGGGCCGAGccgggggagggagaggaggaggcagcggcGGTGGCGGTGCCGGCCGTGCGGTTGTTCTCCCGCGACGGGCTGGCGGTGGCCGAGGAGGTGCCGAACGCGGCGGCGTGGCAGGACGGCGCCGTGCTGCAGGTGGGCGAGGCGCGGTACCGCGTGGAGCGCAACCCGCCCGCAGTCACCGAGCTGCGGCTGCCCCGCTCGCTGCTGGCCGGCTTCCCCGTGTGCCCCAAGGTGAGCGCCGAGTTCGCCGCCCCCAGGCACTGCGTCTTCCGCTGGTACCGCCAGCGGCGGCCCGCGGATGGGGAAGGAGGTGAAGGAGACGCGGCTTGGGTGGAGGAGGCGGAGGGCACCGAGCGGGTCTTCACGCCCTGCAACGCGCTCGTGGGGCTGCGGCTGAAGCTGCGCTGCACGCCCGGAGATGGGGAGCAGCGCTACGGGCAGCCCTGCGAGGTGGAGAGCAGCGGGCCCGTGGAGGCCGGTCCTGGCGCCTGCACCTTCGACTCGCGGCACCTGTACACCAGGAAGGTGTGCGGCCATGGCTCCGTCCGTGCTGTCTCCTACAATATTCTGGCTGACACTTATGCCCAAACGGAGTTTTCCCGCACCGTGCTGTACCCGTACTGCGCCCCGTACGCGCTGGAGATCGACTACCGGCAGAACCTGCTGAAGAAGGAGCTGGCAGGCTACAGTGCCGACCTCATCTGCCTGCAAGAAGTGGACAAGTCCGTCTTCGTGGACAGCCTGGCTCCGGCTCTGGATGCGTTCGGACTCGAAGGGCTCTTCAAGATCAAGGAGAAACAGCACGAGGGCCTGGCCACTTTCTACCGCAGGGACAAGTTCAGCCTGCTGAGCCAGCACGACATCGTGTTCAGTGAAGCCCTGCTCTCGGACCCACTGCACAAGGAGCTGTGTGATAAGCTGACCGAGTACCCTGCGGTGCGGGAGAAGGTGCTGCAGAGATCATCTGTGTTGCAG GTTTCCGTTCTTCAGTCTGCAACTGACCCTTCCAAGAAGATTTGTGTAGCTAACACCCATTTGTACTGGCATCCAAAAG gtGGGAACATCCGTCTCATCCAAATCGCTGTAGCCTTATCTCACCTCAAGCATGTAGCATGTGACTTGCATCCCAGTATACCAGTCATATTCTGTGGAGACTTTAACAGCACACCATCGTCTGGAACTTACAGTTTTATCAGCAGTGGTGGCATTGCTGAAGATCATGAGGACTGGGTCTCTaatggagaagaagaaaggtgCAATATGCCTTTAACCCATCCTTTCAAACTGCAAAGTGCTTGTGGAGAACCTGCTTACACCAACTATGTTGGTGGGTTTCATGGATGTCTGGACTATATTTTCATTGACAAAACTGCTCTAGAGGTTGAACAGGTCATTCCATTGCCAAGTCATGAAGAAGTGACGACCCATCAGGCTTTGCCAAGTGTTTCACATCCTTCTGATCATATAGCACTAATATGTGACTTAAAGTGGAAATAG